Proteins co-encoded in one Medicago truncatula cultivar Jemalong A17 chromosome 8, MtrunA17r5.0-ANR, whole genome shotgun sequence genomic window:
- the LOC11413678 gene encoding vacuolar protein sorting-associated protein 32 homolog 2: MKSSMFSKLFGKTKQDQQANTLSTLEKLNETLGMLEKKESVLLKKAAAEVERAKEFTRAKNKRAAIQCLKRKRLYEQQVEQLGNFQLRIHDQMIMLEGAKATTETVAALRTGAAAMKTMQQETNINDVDATMDEINEQTENMKQIQELLSAPIGAAADFDEDELEAELEELEGAELEEQLLQPAITTPEASVHVPARRPTRPVHTKPTPEEELAALQAEMAL, encoded by the exons ATGAAATCATCCATGTTTTCAAAGCTTTTTGGTAAAACTAAACAGGATCAACAAGCCAATACTCTATCAactttagaaaaattaaatgag ACACTTGGAATGCTAGAGAAAAAGGAGAGCGTGCTTCTTAAAAAGGCTGCAGCTGAAGTTGAAAGGGCTAAAGAATTCACAAGAGCCAAGAATAAAAGGG CGGCGATACAATGTTTGAAAAGGAAAAGGCTATATGAACAGCAAGTAGAGCAGCTTGGAAACTTCCAGCTGCGTATTCATGATCAG ATGATAATGCTGGAAGGTGCCAAGGCAACCACAGAAACAGTAGCCGCATTGAGAACTGGAGCGGCTGCTATGAAGACTATGCAACAAGAAAC gAATATTAATGATGTTGACGCAACCATGGATGAGATTAATGAACAGACTGAGAACATGAAACAGATTCAGGAATTATTGTCAGCTCCAATTGGTGCAGCTGCTGATTTTGACGAG GATGAACTGGAAGCAGAACTTGAAGAGCTAGAGGGTGCTGAGTTGGAAGAACAGCTTCTTCAGCCTGCAATTACAACTCCAGAAGCCTCGGTGCATGTCCCAGCTAGGCGGCCTACTCGTCCGGTGCATACAAAGCCCACTCCTGAGGAAGAATTGGCAGCTTTGCAAGCTGAGATGGCACTTTGA